The proteins below are encoded in one region of bacterium:
- the pgsW gene encoding poly-gamma-glutamate system protein codes for MSWRLDRRRQLILLGLAVAALLMQVLLEYARVPVRQRDYDLKMAASQLASRAFTAVRVERGLHEGRVDLVNDPAGTGLIGPEFSLITNARGDLESKLTSVNPNFAALIVQYFRQAGLKAGDPVAVAVSGSFPALNICLYAALETMKLRPVVITSIGASMWGANDPQFTWLDMEALLAGKGIFTTRNTAATHGGGNDMGRGLSPEGRRLIEAAAARHGVPLLDATNIEEAITQRMTFWSEAQRGHAYRLSVNVGGGVASLGSSHNRLLLPSGLSYDLGDHNWARKGTLVLFAEQGVPVVHLLNVTRLAQDNGLPVAPDFLPQPGEGPLFQKDMYSFPLATVMLLIYSLGCVLILAPEVRAGLFDRLNRKPGAAAAALMVFLALAAAAPAGAAVTSWREVKPLVGGNTVCVTTDGSDVSYVALGGERGVTFEVTGPRRCKLLTRCGGALGESGGRYELTVRIDGVVTETRALAMAPDTEATACGGGAVSELRRTYFEVGPGTHRVELSGKSPAGSRVAGRLFGAVKRRGTGRAPLTPSSYGSVATLQFESGAQSTYYRFDGGRSVVLDVTGPTSLQIHTRLDFDATMSGTQNYTLELVRDGVDRKTFHLTADKLAGVVWVETPNLLPGSRHRLRVDVPPGRHRYELRCVRPEACGIAAQFQIPQADLGVPR; via the coding sequence TTGAGCTGGCGGTTGGATAGACGGCGGCAGTTGATCCTGCTGGGACTGGCCGTGGCGGCACTGCTGATGCAGGTGCTCCTCGAGTACGCTCGCGTGCCCGTCAGGCAGCGTGACTACGACCTTAAGATGGCGGCTTCGCAGCTGGCTTCGCGGGCCTTCACCGCCGTTCGCGTCGAACGCGGCCTGCACGAGGGCCGGGTCGACCTCGTCAACGACCCGGCGGGCACCGGCCTGATCGGTCCCGAATTCAGCCTGATCACCAATGCGCGCGGCGACCTCGAGTCCAAGCTGACGAGCGTGAACCCCAATTTCGCGGCGCTCATCGTGCAGTATTTCCGGCAGGCGGGACTGAAGGCGGGCGATCCGGTGGCCGTGGCGGTCAGCGGTTCCTTCCCGGCGCTGAACATCTGCCTGTATGCGGCGCTCGAGACGATGAAGCTCCGTCCGGTGGTGATCACGTCCATCGGCGCCTCGATGTGGGGCGCGAACGACCCGCAGTTCACCTGGCTCGACATGGAGGCGCTGCTCGCCGGCAAAGGGATCTTCACCACGCGCAACACCGCAGCGACGCACGGCGGCGGCAACGACATGGGACGCGGCCTGAGCCCCGAGGGACGGCGGCTGATCGAGGCGGCTGCCGCACGGCACGGCGTGCCCCTGCTCGACGCCACCAACATCGAAGAGGCCATCACCCAGCGGATGACGTTCTGGAGCGAGGCGCAGCGCGGGCACGCCTACCGCCTGAGCGTGAACGTGGGCGGCGGCGTGGCCAGCCTGGGCAGCAGCCATAACCGGCTGCTGTTGCCCTCGGGCCTGAGCTACGACCTTGGTGACCACAACTGGGCGCGCAAGGGCACGCTCGTGCTGTTCGCGGAACAGGGCGTACCGGTGGTGCACCTTCTCAATGTGACGCGCCTGGCGCAGGACAATGGCCTGCCGGTGGCGCCCGATTTCCTGCCCCAGCCCGGAGAGGGACCGTTGTTCCAGAAGGACATGTACAGCTTCCCGCTGGCGACGGTGATGCTGCTGATCTACTCGCTCGGCTGCGTGCTGATCCTGGCGCCCGAGGTGCGGGCCGGGCTGTTCGACCGCCTGAACCGCAAGCCGGGGGCGGCGGCGGCGGCACTGATGGTGTTTCTGGCGCTGGCTGCGGCCGCGCCGGCCGGCGCGGCGGTGACGTCGTGGCGCGAGGTGAAGCCGCTGGTCGGCGGCAACACGGTCTGTGTCACGACGGACGGCAGTGACGTTTCCTACGTGGCCCTCGGCGGCGAGCGGGGCGTGACCTTCGAGGTCACCGGGCCCCGGCGCTGCAAGCTGCTGACGCGCTGCGGCGGCGCCCTCGGCGAATCGGGGGGGCGCTATGAGCTGACCGTGCGGATCGACGGCGTGGTCACCGAGACCCGCGCCCTGGCGATGGCGCCCGATACCGAGGCGACGGCCTGCGGCGGCGGTGCGGTGAGCGAACTGCGGCGCACGTATTTCGAGGTCGGTCCCGGCACCCACCGGGTCGAGCTCTCGGGCAAGTCGCCGGCGGGCTCGCGGGTGGCCGGTCGCCTGTTCGGCGCCGTGAAGCGGCGCGGCACCGGCCGGGCGCCGCTGACGCCGTCGTCGTACGGCTCGGTGGCCACGCTCCAGTTCGAGAGCGGGGCCCAGAGCACCTACTACCGCTTCGACGGCGGCCGTTCGGTCGTGCTCGACGTGACCGGGCCGACGTCGCTGCAGATCCACACGCGACTCGATTTCGACGCCACGATGAGCGGCACGCAGAACTACACGCTCGAACTGGTGCGCGACGGCGTTGACCGCAAGACGTTCCACCTGACGGCCGACAAGCTGGCCGGCGTGGTCTGGGTCGAGACTCCGAACCTGCTGCCGGGTTCGCGGCACCGGCTGCGCGTGGATGTGCCGCCGGGTCGTCACCGCTACGAACTGCGATGCGTGCGTCCCGAGGCCTGCGGCATCGCCGCCCAGTTCCAGATCCCGCAGGCCGACCTGGGGGTGCCGCGGTGA
- the pgsC gene encoding poly-gamma-glutamate biosynthesis protein PgsC, producing the protein MFQSIGLGLVVSLVFSEILGLAAGGLVVPGYIALYLDQPLRIIGTLLAALVTFGLVKVIGRFVLLYGRRTMVFCVLAGYLFGYLTRYLMVFNASANLGVDAAVLQSIGYIIPGLIAYWMLRQGIVETVCTMLMASFIVRLGLIVAHGGRLIELAVG; encoded by the coding sequence ATCTTCCAGAGCATCGGGCTGGGGCTGGTGGTCAGCCTAGTGTTCAGCGAGATCCTTGGCCTGGCCGCCGGCGGCCTGGTGGTGCCGGGGTACATTGCGCTCTACCTGGACCAGCCGCTGCGCATCATCGGCACGCTGCTGGCGGCGCTGGTGACCTTCGGCCTGGTCAAGGTCATCGGTCGCTTCGTGCTCCTGTACGGCCGCCGCACGATGGTGTTCTGCGTGCTGGCCGGCTACCTGTTCGGCTACCTGACGCGCTACCTGATGGTCTTCAACGCCTCGGCCAACCTTGGCGTCGACGCTGCCGTGCTCCAGTCGATCGGCTACATCATCCCCGGGCTCATCGCCTACTGGATGCTGCGGCAGGGCATCGTCGAGACGGTGTGCACGATGTTGATGGCCTCGTTCATCGTCAGGCTTGGATTGATCGTTGCGCACGGAGGAAGGCTCATTGAGCTGGCGGTTGGATAG
- the pgsB gene encoding poly-gamma-glutamate synthase PgsB, whose product MKLIVLLLAFLTGLGVWETWRHGRHRRRIPVRIHVNGTRGKSSVARLIGAGLRGGGLRVVAKTTGSAAALVHVDGTETRIRRRGGPNIREQLAVVRAAVAERCDALVIECMAVRPDLQRTCEQSIVQATHGVITNVRPDHLEVMGPSLDDVAASLAGTVPQGTKLFTAEAAYAGHLEGVARQRGSSFRLCGPGDVTADEMAGFAYEEFADNVALALAVCLDVGVDRRAALAAMYEVTPDVGALTRWTLFEAGKRVEFVNAFAANDPVSYVRIWERLGLDKDFSRVVLLMNNRGDRQRRSKDLAPLFGRELPAAHYALIGTETAVFADMLLRQGLPRPAVSDLSRLDAPALWERLAELTPDGGMVVGVGNIAGIGHLLLDHLRTRSGAA is encoded by the coding sequence ATGAAACTGATCGTCCTGCTGCTGGCCTTCCTGACGGGCCTCGGCGTCTGGGAAACCTGGCGCCATGGTCGCCATCGCCGGCGCATCCCGGTGCGGATTCACGTCAACGGCACGCGGGGCAAGTCGTCGGTGGCCAGGTTGATCGGGGCGGGGCTTCGCGGCGGCGGCCTGCGCGTGGTGGCCAAGACCACCGGCAGCGCGGCCGCGCTCGTGCACGTGGACGGCACCGAGACGCGCATCCGGCGCCGGGGCGGGCCGAACATTCGCGAGCAGCTGGCGGTGGTGCGGGCGGCGGTGGCCGAGCGCTGCGACGCGCTTGTCATCGAGTGCATGGCCGTGCGGCCGGATTTGCAACGCACCTGCGAACAGTCCATCGTGCAGGCCACGCACGGCGTCATCACCAACGTGCGGCCCGATCACCTCGAGGTGATGGGACCTTCACTGGACGATGTCGCGGCCAGCCTGGCCGGTACCGTGCCGCAGGGTACGAAGCTGTTCACGGCCGAGGCGGCCTACGCGGGGCACCTCGAGGGCGTGGCCAGGCAGCGCGGTTCGTCGTTCCGGCTCTGCGGGCCAGGCGACGTCACGGCGGACGAGATGGCCGGCTTCGCCTACGAGGAGTTCGCCGACAACGTGGCGCTGGCCCTGGCCGTGTGCCTGGATGTCGGCGTCGACCGTCGCGCGGCCCTGGCCGCAATGTACGAGGTCACGCCGGACGTCGGCGCGCTGACGCGCTGGACACTTTTCGAGGCCGGCAAGCGGGTCGAGTTCGTCAATGCCTTCGCGGCCAACGACCCGGTCAGCTATGTGCGCATCTGGGAACGGCTGGGACTGGACAAGGACTTCTCGCGCGTCGTGCTCCTGATGAACAACCGGGGCGACCGGCAGCGACGGAGCAAGGATCTGGCGCCGCTGTTCGGGCGCGAACTGCCGGCGGCCCACTATGCGCTGATCGGCACCGAGACGGCCGTGTTCGCGGACATGCTGCTGCGCCAGGGGCTGCCCCGACCGGCGGTGAGCGACCTGAGCCGGCTGGACGCGCCGGCGCTCTGGGAGCGCCTGGCAGAACTGACCCCCGACGGGGGGATGGTGGTGGGTGTGGGCAACATCGCGGGCATCGGTCACCTGCTGCTGGACCACCTGCGGACAAGGAGCGGGGCGGCGTGA
- a CDS encoding right-handed parallel beta-helix repeat-containing protein encodes MKSAPTRVLSLAMLAVCLATVPAVAATRNVPAQYATIHAAVQASAAGDIVLVAAGTYTDCTHPTEGAGTTPACVILKTGVTIRGAGPAATIIDAQGLGRGIFGDGVSNCSVENLQVRGAYAQIFGAGILLRNVPSSVTITDVRVTACNDGGVVCINNANPVLTRLEIDNNLAKQGGGLAIEESSSPQVTDCSIHHNTAPSGAGIFIRTNCSPVIDGCTISFNVINASFGNGGGIAVQSATPTITDCVITDNETLGYGGGVAFVQDAGGLLENCSILRNDAAGTYSLGGGIAVSQSVPVLRSNVIALNTCSGFYAEGGGIDVSFTPSPTIENCTIADNATSVNGFGGGISVQWGAEPVITRCIIAGADAGQGVWCLSATPVITCSDVWGNAGGDALCGTDGGGNFALDPGFCGTVAKPYGLVPGSSCAPGSRPGAPCNGLLVGALPAGCGASAAPLPLAAKLDAGNTPNPFNPATTIWFELRQAGPVTLRIHDVRGAQVYTRTWDQAAAGRTELTWRGIDDAGRPVPSGVYLYRVESAGTFVSRRMSLIR; translated from the coding sequence ATGAAGTCCGCACCTACCCGCGTCCTGTCGCTGGCCATGCTGGCCGTTTGCCTGGCCACTGTCCCGGCCGTTGCCGCCACGCGCAACGTGCCCGCCCAGTACGCCACCATCCACGCCGCCGTGCAGGCTTCGGCCGCCGGCGACATCGTGCTCGTGGCTGCCGGTACCTACACCGACTGCACACACCCGACCGAGGGCGCCGGGACGACGCCGGCCTGCGTCATCCTGAAGACCGGCGTGACCATCCGCGGCGCCGGACCGGCCGCGACGATCATCGATGCCCAGGGGCTCGGGCGCGGCATCTTCGGCGACGGCGTGAGCAACTGCAGCGTGGAGAACCTCCAGGTGCGCGGCGCCTATGCCCAGATCTTCGGCGCCGGCATCCTGCTGCGCAATGTGCCGTCCAGCGTGACGATCACCGACGTGCGGGTGACGGCCTGCAACGACGGCGGCGTTGTCTGCATCAACAACGCCAACCCGGTGCTGACCCGCCTGGAGATCGACAACAACCTGGCCAAGCAGGGTGGCGGCCTGGCGATCGAGGAGAGCAGCAGCCCGCAGGTCACGGACTGCAGCATCCACCACAACACGGCGCCGTCGGGCGCGGGCATCTTCATCCGCACCAACTGCTCGCCCGTCATCGACGGTTGCACCATCTCGTTCAACGTGATCAACGCCAGCTTCGGCAACGGCGGCGGCATCGCCGTGCAGAGCGCGACGCCGACGATCACCGACTGCGTGATCACCGACAACGAGACGCTCGGCTACGGCGGCGGCGTCGCCTTCGTGCAGGACGCGGGCGGCCTGCTGGAGAACTGCAGCATCCTGCGCAACGACGCGGCCGGCACCTACAGCCTCGGCGGCGGCATCGCGGTCAGCCAGAGCGTGCCCGTGCTGCGTTCGAACGTGATCGCCCTGAACACCTGCAGCGGGTTCTACGCCGAGGGCGGCGGCATCGACGTGTCGTTCACGCCCTCGCCGACCATCGAGAACTGCACCATCGCCGACAATGCGACCAGCGTGAACGGGTTCGGCGGCGGCATTTCCGTGCAGTGGGGCGCGGAGCCCGTCATCACGCGCTGCATCATCGCCGGGGCCGACGCCGGCCAGGGCGTGTGGTGCTTGTCGGCCACGCCGGTCATCACCTGTTCCGACGTGTGGGGCAATGCGGGCGGCGATGCGTTGTGCGGCACCGACGGCGGCGGCAACTTCGCCCTCGATCCGGGCTTCTGCGGCACCGTCGCGAAGCCCTACGGCCTGGTGCCCGGCAGCTCCTGCGCGCCGGGCAGCCGGCCGGGCGCGCCGTGCAACGGCCTGCTGGTCGGCGCGCTGCCCGCCGGTTGCGGGGCCAGTGCCGCGCCGCTGCCGCTGGCCGCGAAGCTGGACGCAGGCAACACGCCGAACCCCTTCAACCCGGCCACGACCATCTGGTTCGAACTGAGGCAGGCGGGCCCGGTCACGCTGCGCATCCACGACGTGCGCGGGGCGCAGGTCTACACGCGCACCTGGGACCAGGCGGCGGCCGGCCGCACCGAATTGACCTGGCGCGGCATCGACGATGCCGGCCGTCCCGTGCCGAGCGGCGTCTACCTCTACCGCGTCGAGTCCGCCGGAACGTTCGTCAGCCGAAGGATGAGCTTGATCCGATGA
- a CDS encoding T9SS type A sorting domain-containing protein, whose amino-acid sequence MQPEDAHSPAGTICWVTGDDPAGSAQGAADVDGGTTTLLSPVFDVSQLSGLEVRFWRWFTNDTGNSPGQDNWIVQGSFDGGAWFTLENTTASLRAWTEMAFQLETYAPELGDNLQLRFVANDFSPGSVVEAAVDDFQLRGYAVPTDAAAPTVTMGYPNGGETLAAGAPVTVAWSHDDDIGVVQARIWLSTDSGGSWSQLAQGAFNQSWSWTVPAGAGTHCRVRVQVLDSAGNLTQTESAADFAVGGASPVDGGLPTRTLTLTQNAPNPFNPRTKISFVLPAAGEATLCVYDVDGRLVRTLLSGHQEAGERTVTWDGDDDRGGRVASGLYFCLLRSGDHSIVRKMTLLK is encoded by the coding sequence GTGCAGCCCGAGGACGCCCATTCCCCGGCCGGCACGATCTGCTGGGTCACAGGCGACGACCCGGCGGGCAGCGCCCAGGGCGCCGCCGACGTCGACGGTGGCACCACGACCCTGCTGAGCCCGGTATTCGACGTAAGCCAGTTGTCCGGTCTCGAGGTTCGCTTCTGGCGCTGGTTCACGAACGACACGGGCAACAGCCCCGGGCAGGACAACTGGATCGTGCAGGGTTCGTTCGATGGCGGAGCGTGGTTCACGCTCGAGAACACGACCGCGAGCCTGCGTGCCTGGACCGAGATGGCCTTCCAGCTCGAGACCTACGCGCCGGAACTCGGTGACAACCTGCAGCTGCGATTCGTGGCCAACGACTTCTCGCCCGGCTCGGTGGTGGAAGCGGCGGTCGACGATTTCCAGCTGCGCGGCTACGCCGTGCCGACCGATGCGGCGGCGCCGACGGTGACGATGGGCTACCCGAACGGCGGCGAGACACTCGCGGCCGGCGCGCCCGTGACGGTGGCCTGGTCGCACGACGATGACATCGGTGTCGTCCAGGCGCGGATCTGGCTGTCCACCGACAGCGGCGGCTCGTGGTCCCAGCTGGCCCAAGGGGCCTTTAACCAGTCGTGGAGCTGGACGGTTCCCGCCGGCGCCGGCACGCACTGCCGCGTGCGGGTGCAGGTGCTGGACTCGGCGGGTAACCTGACCCAGACGGAATCCGCCGCCGACTTCGCGGTGGGCGGCGCCTCGCCCGTCGACGGCGGCCTGCCGACGCGGACGCTGACGCTCACCCAGAACGCCCCCAACCCGTTCAACCCGCGCACGAAGATCAGCTTCGTCCTGCCTGCGGCAGGCGAGGCCACGCTGTGCGTGTACGACGTCGACGGCCGCCTGGTGCGCACGCTGCTGAGCGGCCACCAGGAGGCAGGCGAGCGCACCGTGACCTGGGACGGCGACGACGACCGCGGCGGCCGCGTGGCCTCGGGGTTGTACTTCTGCCTGTTGCGGTCGGGGGATCACAGCATCGTCCGGAAGATGACTTTGTTGAAGTAG
- a CDS encoding thioesterase family protein — protein MPRLDLKAREPYPFHCEMVVRTTDLNYGGHLGNDRLLSLVHEARVAFLASHGWNELDCGGAGLIMADAALAYRAEAFAGDVLRFGVVAVEPGRLGFRLAMRVTRPADGAEVALIETGMVCFDYARRRPVALPASVNAVCRQED, from the coding sequence ATGCCGCGCCTGGACCTGAAAGCCCGCGAGCCGTATCCGTTCCATTGCGAGATGGTCGTGCGCACGACCGACCTGAACTACGGCGGGCACCTGGGCAACGACCGCCTGCTGTCGCTGGTCCATGAGGCCCGGGTGGCCTTCCTGGCTTCGCACGGGTGGAACGAACTGGACTGCGGCGGCGCCGGGTTGATCATGGCCGACGCCGCCCTGGCGTACCGGGCCGAGGCTTTTGCCGGTGATGTGCTGCGCTTCGGCGTGGTCGCCGTGGAACCGGGCCGGCTGGGCTTCCGGCTGGCCATGCGCGTCACGAGACCCGCCGACGGCGCCGAAGTGGCGCTCATCGAAACGGGGATGGTCTGCTTCGACTACGCGCGGCGGCGCCCGGTAGCGCTGCCGGCAAGCGTCAATGCCGTCTGTCGGCAGGAGGATTGA
- a CDS encoding RNA methyltransferase: protein MVAPAQQITSPTNPRVKALVRLRDRREREQEGRFLVEELLVIARARAAGCSFLEVWACPELLDAEGTALYAALRSDGVPAVEAPAAVLHKLAYRERSEGLLAVAARRSRSLADLELPDAPPPLVVVLEDVEKPGNLGAVLRIADGVGAHAVLAVGGADLDNPNVLRASRGAYFTVPTVAAPRQEIIAWLRDHGVRLVAASPDGADLWDACDLTGPVALVLGAEHEGLSAALRADCDDTVCIPMHGAGDSLNVATAAAILLYEAARQRRARERAGSR from the coding sequence ATCGTGGCCCCCGCGCAGCAGATCACCAGCCCGACCAACCCGCGCGTGAAGGCGCTCGTGCGCCTGCGCGACCGGCGGGAGCGGGAACAGGAAGGCCGGTTCCTGGTCGAGGAACTGCTGGTCATCGCCCGCGCGCGCGCCGCCGGCTGCTCCTTCCTCGAGGTCTGGGCCTGTCCGGAACTGCTCGATGCCGAGGGCACCGCGCTCTACGCCGCTCTCCGCAGTGACGGCGTGCCCGCCGTGGAAGCCCCGGCCGCGGTGCTGCACAAGCTTGCCTACCGGGAGCGCTCGGAGGGTCTGCTGGCGGTGGCCGCGCGACGCTCCCGGTCGCTCGCGGACCTTGAGCTCCCGGACGCGCCCCCGCCGCTGGTGGTGGTGCTCGAGGACGTCGAGAAGCCCGGCAACCTGGGTGCGGTGCTGCGCATCGCCGACGGTGTCGGTGCCCACGCGGTGCTGGCCGTGGGTGGCGCCGACCTGGACAATCCCAACGTGCTGCGCGCCTCGCGCGGGGCGTACTTCACGGTGCCGACGGTGGCCGCGCCCCGGCAGGAAATCATCGCCTGGCTTCGCGACCACGGCGTGCGGCTGGTGGCGGCCAGCCCGGACGGCGCCGATCTTTGGGACGCCTGTGACCTGACCGGCCCCGTGGCCCTGGTCCTGGGCGCCGAGCACGAGGGCCTCTCGGCCGCCCTGCGGGCCGACTGCGACGACACCGTCTGCATCCCGATGCACGGCGCCGGCGATTCGCTCAACGTCGCCACGGCGGCTGCCATTCTCCTGTATGAAGCCGCGCGCCAGCGTCGCGCGCGGGAAAGAGCCGGGTCCCGATGA
- the dgt gene encoding dNTP triphosphohydrolase yields the protein MPINLFYNDFDTEELEPRQPDYRSVFQRGHDRLIHNAAFRRLQAKTQVFLSGEYDFYRTRLTHSIEVAQIAGSITRRLNATSPQLGPTFAIDTALVESVALAHDIGHPPFGHAGEATLHRLMQPWGGFEGNAQTLRLITEIIFTSGRSRRGLNPSRAFMDGVLKYKTLFSEWEDPTRHFLYDEQERFLRFVFDNRPFPAELTPGRERNALRSLECQIMDWADDTAYSLNDLVDSANAGFVTEARVRRWAQEQSLVGDEAQLLEGLLQAIAAGDLERVMNRRIGVFVEACTLVERGNFMSDRTNRYRYGVALDPAVVREQKLYARLARQLVFRSPQVCQLEHKGGWMLERIFTALAENYLHTETPRLALLSRDFESEVARAEGDPRYRARVICDYLAGMTDGFASRIYKRLFDPDFGSIIDLV from the coding sequence ATGCCGATCAACCTCTTCTACAACGATTTCGACACCGAGGAACTGGAACCGAGGCAACCCGACTACCGCTCGGTGTTCCAGCGGGGCCACGATCGGCTCATCCACAACGCGGCCTTCCGCCGGCTGCAGGCCAAGACGCAGGTGTTCCTGTCCGGCGAATACGACTTCTACCGCACGCGCCTGACGCATTCCATCGAGGTGGCGCAGATTGCCGGCTCGATCACCCGGCGGCTCAATGCGACCAGTCCGCAACTGGGGCCGACGTTCGCCATCGACACGGCGCTGGTGGAATCGGTGGCCCTGGCCCACGACATCGGCCACCCGCCGTTCGGCCACGCCGGCGAGGCCACGCTCCACCGCCTGATGCAGCCCTGGGGCGGCTTCGAGGGCAACGCCCAGACACTGCGGCTCATCACCGAGATCATCTTCACCAGCGGGCGCAGCCGGCGCGGCTTGAACCCCTCGCGCGCGTTCATGGACGGCGTGCTGAAGTACAAGACGCTCTTCAGCGAGTGGGAAGACCCGACACGGCACTTCCTGTACGACGAGCAGGAGCGGTTCCTCCGGTTCGTGTTCGACAACCGCCCCTTCCCGGCGGAGCTGACGCCGGGACGCGAGCGCAACGCGCTGCGCAGCCTCGAATGCCAGATCATGGACTGGGCCGACGACACCGCCTACTCGCTGAACGACCTGGTCGACAGCGCCAACGCCGGTTTCGTCACCGAGGCCCGCGTGCGCCGCTGGGCACAGGAGCAGTCGCTGGTCGGGGACGAGGCGCAGTTGCTGGAAGGGCTGCTGCAGGCGATCGCCGCCGGCGACCTCGAGCGCGTCATGAACCGCCGCATCGGCGTCTTTGTCGAGGCCTGCACGCTGGTGGAGCGCGGTAACTTCATGAGCGACCGGACCAACCGCTACCGTTACGGCGTGGCCCTCGACCCCGCCGTGGTGCGCGAGCAGAAGCTCTACGCGCGCCTGGCGCGCCAGCTCGTGTTCCGCTCGCCACAGGTGTGCCAGCTCGAGCACAAGGGCGGCTGGATGCTCGAGCGCATCTTCACCGCCCTGGCCGAAAACTACCTTCATACGGAAACGCCGCGGCTCGCGCTTCTGTCGCGGGATTTCGAGTCCGAGGTGGCCCGTGCCGAGGGCGATCCGCGGTATCGCGCCCGCGTCATCTGCGACTACCTGGCCGGCATGACCGACGGCTTCGCCTCGCGTATCTACAAACGGCTGTTCGATCCCGATTTCGGGTCGATCATCGACCTCGTATGA